Genomic DNA from Danio rerio strain Tuebingen ecotype United States chromosome 5, GRCz12tu, whole genome shotgun sequence:
ttaaaacaaaatgagatgaactaaccctttaaagggccatgaaacccccctctttcagttcaagtctacctccgaattaaaaaaaaaaaacctaggtGGGCGTGGAGCGctgtgagcagagggaggagtgtgcccggcagagcaggggaaaaagagcggagtgaacaactgttgttAGTTGGCTCACAagatgagacacaaaccatgaggagaacATTATTTTAtcgtttacaaagttaaaaaataaaaatgcaaagaaattaaaattaagcAATTGAATGGCCTGCCTCAtatgttatttataatttcacaTGCTGcatataaccacaatttgttatatcatgaTAAAGATAGTcatgtttataaaacatttttaatgaactgGACTTCTCCTGAATcacaggtctgaatgcagacacagtggatagcagcgcagcaggtctcttgccctatttcaaccattaaccctgctggtaatcagTAGGAATTTAAACAgacagtgggtgacactttaaaaGGAGCATTACTGCTGTGAGTGACACCGCCGCTGCACTAAAGGATTAAGAACGTATTTTAAGGTATAACTGCAGTTTGTGACTATGCCGGCAGGGGCCACAAAGAAACGGGATGTGAACGGACAGAAacatacagtagctgtaaataccctgctacttgtaaataaagataaTGAATATAATtctttcattaatcattaaaaacttgttaacaagctttattatcattttaaatgtaagtgaaatgaggattcattttggaaagtaaaattaaaaaaataagagacAACTAAAATGATAATACAAACTTACATAAGTagccctaaataaataaataaataaataaagcagtgttttagcaTATATAGAgataggtttttttatttttttattttaaagtgataggactaagacagtcaataaataagcattttcagTTAAGTTTTCATTTGCAGTTTTCATTCACATTTTCgttattgattatattttactatttcattttatgtcttaattattgtacataaacAATAAACGAATAATTAAACAGgcctaattaattatttaatttaagacattaacAGCGAAACACAGAAAAACAGTCCGGCACatggcgaacacagcagcacaagTGCATTAGAtctgtctgaatggtaacaaactcaactgataaaagacaaagtctgccattctccaattctcgcaAAGCTCTCCAGAAAAAATGCCGCtatgtcaccgattttgatcccgcacCAAAGATAATTTTAAACCCGAAAGATGAAATTAAATGACAGAAGCTCAGAATTAACCAGTTTTTcacacaattaaagctaacaggtgctaacgttgtctttactaatgctcaacacacacaaatctgttaaaatctttaaaaagtactcgagggtttcttgAATCTTTGAGCAGCATAACCATTTTCCACATAGATACTAAAAATGAGCGGAAGTTTAATATATAGAATGATTTGGAAATAAGTGAAAAATAgttcagcattttaaaatgtttaattttaaaaaaacatataaaaatttaaataatcaacCTGTCGTGAGCAAGAAGGgcctaaaacaaacatttttaaaggatTTCATTGCAAAAAATCCTACCAGAGAAATAATATTAGCTACACACACATTTAGACAGACACATAGCTTTCCGCTCTGTCACAAAATCCCCATGGCTTATAATTCATCTGTACAACACAATCCAGAATACACAGCAATCCGTTTCTCATGTTTTCTGACCAAATCTTTCAGCACCAGCAGAAAACATAACCCGAGGAACAGGAGCAACACATTGTGAAGATTAAAGCTGCGAGACGAGGGAATAAACCGGGAGACATTAGACAGACACTCAGACCCGTAATGGCAGAGTTGATGAGGCTTAGCGGTAATGACGACACTGACGCTGGAGCAGGAGTGGCAAGACCACAGGGCTCGACACTTACTCCCAACTGTGTAATTATACAGCGTACAGAGCAACACCACAGCTCGTTTACAAAGGCTGACTGCTCAAAACTAGATGAGGAGCAAATTAATAACCCGTGACTCCGACAGCAGCAGGGTACAATAACAGCACTACTGTGAGGTGCCTAAACAGGGTAGACGAGACATTTTCAGAGGAGCGTATAGAGGTCAGAAACGATGGAGTCAATCGTCCTAATCTGACTCTTATATTGGTTATCGTATTCTTGTAGCTCAGTCATTTGCACTTGCTTTTCAAAAATGGTGATTATTTATTCATCTTCATTGTTTCAAACTTATTTCAAGAGCTCATAtatgctatttaataaaaaagtagtGCCTATTTAATCCTATTTATAAAAAAAGGAAAGTGGATGGAAATGGCAGATGTCAAAAGaattcaaaagaataaaaaatgcacTGTGGAAAGGTCATAAAAATAGTCTTTTGAAGCCTTTGTTTGAGGAAGACTGAAATCTTGCTTGACAGCTGTGGTCACCACTTTCACTTCATATGAAAAAAGAACAGATTGTACATGTACgaataactatttttttaattttacttagacgtgaggtgagtaaattatatcagaatagtttttctttttgaaCTATATTTTTCCAAATCTATAATTTATAGCTTTTTCATATGAATTTTTCTAAATTGCTTTAGTGGGGCCTTGTAGTTCAAGGCAAGTATTGCATCAGTTTTCATGGCTACTGAGATCATAAACAACTTTTATTCATCTGAAGAATGAAGCGTCGTAATGAACTCTTTATACTGTATCTTACATGCGATGTGAGGTTCGCAATAACTGTAATACTGTGAAATGCATGTGAAATAGAGGAACTGTGCTCTTTGTATTTCTACATCAGATCTCACAACCATTTCTCATAAGATAATAAGGATAACTGTCAATAAAAATAGtcaaaatttgtcaaaattagcCATTTTAACCATCTTATATTTTCCCCTTTGTAAAATGGTTATTACaggtttttttggtttgtttgtttgctttaacctggttaaagaaactaggtttcatttcattatcactatcccagcagaacagaagacaggtcttgcaaataTATAAACCCTTtttcattgggttgacacattttccccaccatttttcaaaacagttaacacagatgtcagtTAAGCaatccaaactccattgttttagctatggcaaccaaacattcattcattcattcattcattttcttgtcggcttagtccctttattaatctggggtcaccacagcagaatgaaccgccaacttatccagcaagtttttacgcagcggatgcccttccagccgcaacccatctctgggaaacatccacacacacacactcatacactacggacaatttagcctacccaattcacctgtaccgcatgtctttggactgtgggggaaaccggagcacccggaggtaacccacgcaaaggcagggagaacatgcaaactccacacagaaacgccaactgaggcgaggttcgaaccagcgacccagcgaccttcttgctgtgaggcgacagtactacctactgctccactgcctcgccggcaaccaaacagaaaccatctattcctaaacATTTGacactaccaagatcagtatgaattcactcaagaaccggtttgacactccttcacacaaatcttcaattaacaatcattctgcaaacattaaaaacattgggaggtctgtgttgttctgtgccagcatggatggagaaGGTCAAaagtggctatgtcctatactcccaacagatttgactgtatattggtttacatgtgttctctctaatatttatagtattttattacttttgtcttttttttttttcagtatttcagttttcagccacagcttgaaaaatgtcatgaattcaaaataaatttaatgaaagcatttcttattctggatccaattctttgctaAAAGGCAAAtgtgacagcccaaatagaaagacaacaaatggcattggcaataggctacaatagcaagcaatggtgcactgattcacactgagttctgtattttgttgtctattgtgtaatgattaattgaaagagctcatgtACTTGTTttcaagttgtgttgtttgaaggtaaaactagcttttgttgcatattttaaaggtTTTGACGCGGTATGTGcgttttgcaaacaaaatgtgtcattttgaccatgagtgctgctgtttaggcctgtgtgttaactgttttgaaaatgtggaattTCAGTTGACAGCTGAATCAATGCAATCAagaaaacaattataaaagaggcttaataaataaatatgtatttttgattgaaattttttatgttgtttgtaggTTTCATAATATTGGACTCTTGATTTATAAGTCAATCCTTCGGAGGACATGTTAAATCGACGTTATCTGTCGATTTTGttatctgtggtcattaaaaatcctatggcacttctcataaaaaaGTAGATGATGTAACCCTgctgtcctggccaaattccctccattggctctcacccatcatggcctcccaatcatccccatccacataatttgctctatcactgtctctctaccccaccaatagctggtgtgtgcactgacgccgttgtcctgtggctgccgtcgcatctttcaagtggatgctgcacactggtggtggtgtggagaggcCCCACCTCATGATTATAAAGCgctttggatgtatggccatacGTGATAAATGcgctacataaatacacattacattacatttcaattAAATCATTTGGCACTTTATTGATATTGACTTTAGATAGAttataattagtcatttgtgtgcatcatagtagcagtttctcattccttccaacaaattgcaaatgcttttggacatgcatcaactgctttcatacaactctctgctgttttataacattatcatttacctatgtcatgtcagtcaaaatgaaataaacttgtgaatgctgaatagtcatcccatataaaactaatagtcctcatttcattacttgagtcattacagactaaaatgttgaactagttgtcaaaatctgtcaagaaaatattataaaaaatcttTCAATCTTTtgtcctgaaaatgtcttctaaactgaagaatttcatgaatgatttacagacctgtgtatgttgtaggttcagtttctATATATACTGTAATATTGTTTATGGttttgcacagctctacccaaaagAAGTTAAGTTTGTTGTCAATAAGGGTGTATTTGTTCTTCTGTACAATGCTGTGAATTAATTAGAATTGCacagagtaaaaatgtgaaacatacatatttagtgtcttgtactcagatacctcactaaatgcagtgatgtctaactttactctagttttcaaatggctgtgcaaatagtagatagtgctgtcttgagcattttcaggaagtgtcaccaaaatctgacgttttttttttgcactgaaaaaatgtagagagtaaaCTGTCAAAATGAAAACATGTCAAATCCATTTGACTATCGTGTTCATAAGCAATGGTGTCAGGtgttttcatcttgatgacactgacactttcattgacatcaatacttgcttttgaggaatgggCTATCCATTTTGAcaaagtgacacgcttttgcagatTTTcatctaggttttgcagtttgtactaattgttttgagaaatgcattaactgttgtgcaaatgtaaatagtgttgcgAGAAATGCGCCAAAGCAGCTgagtaaaacagcagagagttgtatgaaagcatttgattttttgagcttttgagcatttgcaatttgttggaaggaatgagaaactgctactatgatgtgcacaaattagtaattgttttgagaaatgcattgacTGTTGTGCGAATAGTGTACactgtaaatagtgttgtgagaaaagcaccaaagtgactgagaaaaacggtaatattcactttatttatttatttagatggatggatgtatgaatgaatggatggatggatagattgatatattgattgattgatggattttAGTTGtagtgcattaaattacattgatAAATAAAATCTTACAATGTTGAATGTTGTACAAATGCTGAGGTCCACACAATTTctttgttgtcccaacacaaatcaatttagttactgtaatctttttttttttttttttttacaaatttaagtggattgaacataaaaaaaaagttttcagaatgaaaaactttttattattaataaatatgctTAATGAATATGTATGTGAACATATGTAATGTATGTTCTATGTTGTTTGTAGGTATTTTTCAGGAttggatttattaatatttactgtatttagatagatagatagatagatagatagatagatagatagatagatagatagatagatagatagatagatagatagatagatagatagatagatagatagatagatagatagatagatagatagatagatagatagatagatagatagattttagttgcattgcatttaaatacattgataaataaaatcatacactgtaaaaatgctgggttacaaaaaaaaaatagttttgagtGTACGAGTGTTTACCAATCAATCTTTCGTCTTAGGTTTACTATGGAAAACAATGGTATGAAAGCCGTCACTGGAGCAGTACCTTTTTTAAAACTATACTTTAGTACACTTTAAGTACTATAATGTGTACTTCTGGTACTAATACATACTATTAagggtaccaatatgtaccctttaTTGCAGAACTGAGCCATTAACTCAGCGTGACTCACGCAGCTCAACTGGAATGACTGTGACTCATAATGTGGGTTATTTTAAGGCGTGGTTCCATTAGTGTCCACTAGAGGAGAGCAGTGAGACTGCAGTGGGATTGGGACGAGTACATTTACCCACAGAGATTTCTGAAGCACTACCGCTCATGAATGTTTAATGCATATCTTCTCTCTCTGTTTTAATAATTCCGTTAATTAAATCACACCAAGGAAATACACCCCTGCCctgctgttttttctttttccataTGTTTCCATTTGTCATGTTACTAACTCGAATTTGCCTGACAATGATTCGCTTGATGTTTTTTGGGGATTTTCAACTTGTGATTaatgtcatgaataattaataccTTCCTGTGGGTCTTGCAATTTATTTTCTCTGCATAATAATTAATTTCCTTTCTGTTTCAGAAGCCGATTTCAGGACGCAAACAGAcagctgtggtgtgtgtgtgtgatctccaGCTGCGTGCGTAGGATTGTGAGCTGCCCTTGACCTGACTGGACAGACGCCATGCTGTGGACGCTTCTCCTGGCTTTGGTCCTGCTGCTGTTGCTCCAGGCGCAGCTGCTTGTTTGTCTACATGAACTACAAGACACTTTGGACTTAGTGACTTCAGCGACACCTTCTGGACCTTCTAATGCTTCGACTTTGCAACGTCTCCCAGGGGCCATCATCATCGGGGTGCGCAAAGGAGGCACCAGGGCCCTCCTGGAGATGCTCAACCTCCATCCAGATGTGGAAGTCGCCAAGACCGAGATCCATTACTTCAACCTGGATGAAAACTTTCGGAAGGGTCTGGATTGGTATCGATCCCAGATGCCCATCACCCTTCCTGGGCAGCTGACAGTGGAAAAGACTCCTGGCTACTTCACAGCTCCACCAGCCCCAAGGAGGATTTGGGCCATGAATCCAGCAGTGAAACTGCTTTTGATCATTCGTGACCCCGCAGAGAGGCTCGTATCAGATTATACGCAAGTTCTCCACAACCGAATTCAGCAAAACAAGCCATACCAGTCACTGGAAGAGCTGCTGCTTTCACAAGGACACATCAACCCCAAATACAAGGCCCTTCAGAGAAGTTTTTACTACCAGCACCTGGCCAGATGGTTGGAGCTTTTCCCCCGAGAGCAGATACACATTGTGGATGGAGAAGCACTGATTCGTAATCCATTCCCGGAGCTGCAGAAAGCAGAGACTTTTTTGGAACTTCCGCCTCAGATAAAGCCGGACAACTTCTACTTTAATGTCACCAAGGGCTTTTATTGTATGCTGTCGGCAGGACATGACAAGTGCCTGGATGAGTCTAAAGGAAGGCCACATGCTCCACTTAGCAATGAGGCTTTCCAGAAGCTTTGCCGCTACTTGCGAGTACCTAATCAAATCTTTTTCCGAATGGTGGGACAGAGGTTTGACTGGTGCTAAAGACAGACGGAAAAGGATTGACAGCTCTCACTGAGAAATCAAAATATTATTGGCGACCATTTTGTAAAAATCGTCTTGAGGATTAAGTTTAAAAATGACTTGATAGTTACATTTTCAAGACACCAAGGCAAAAAGACAGCATCAAAACTGCTCTG
This window encodes:
- the hs3st1l2 gene encoding heparan sulfate (glucosamine) 3-O-sulfotransferase 1-like 2 precursor, with translation MLWTLLLALVLLLLLQAQLLVCLHELQDTLDLVTSATPSGPSNASTLQRLPGAIIIGVRKGGTRALLEMLNLHPDVEVAKTEIHYFNLDENFRKGLDWYRSQMPITLPGQLTVEKTPGYFTAPPAPRRIWAMNPAVKLLLIIRDPAERLVSDYTQVLHNRIQQNKPYQSLEELLLSQGHINPKYKALQRSFYYQHLARWLELFPREQIHIVDGEALIRNPFPELQKAETFLELPPQIKPDNFYFNVTKGFYCMLSAGHDKCLDESKGRPHAPLSNEAFQKLCRYLRVPNQIFFRMVGQRFDWC